Part of the Solwaraspora sp. WMMA2065 genome is shown below.
GAGCGGACGCGACGACCGGGACCGGTTCGACGTACTCGTCCCCAGCGGCCGGGCCGACGAGGTGCTCAGCTGGCTCGCGCGGCTGTGGCAGACGGCGGCTGAGCAGGTCGGCCCGCACGCCCGGCCGGATCTGCGTACGCCGGCCGCCCGGACGATGTGGCGGGCGGCGCTGCTGGTCGCCAACGGCTCCCGCCGCCGCAGCCAGGTCCGGGTGCGGGTGCCGGATCCGGCTGCGTTGACCGCGCTGGCCCAGGCGGGTGACGCGCTCGGCCTGGCCGTGCACCAGCATGTGCGGCGGGGCAACTCCTACTTCGTCACGGTGGACGATCCGGCCCAGTCGGTCCAGTTGCTCCGGATCGTCGGCGCCGGGCCGCACGCCGAGGCATGGGTACGCGACACCGCTGCCTGACCGGTTGACCACGCGGACCGGTCCGCAGAGCCTCCGGACCGCGTTGCTCACTCATAGCAGTCATGTAGTCACCCCGAGTCGCTATGATCCCGGCAAAGCGCAGGGCGGGAGGCCGAATGCAACCGGTAGATCCGTACCAGCTCGTCGAGATGCTGGGATCATGTCCGGCGGGCAGCGTCTGGTCGGCTGTGGAACCCCACGGCGAGCAGATCACCGTGGCGATACTCGACGCCGACGCGGCCGCCGACGAACGGTGGCGGGAGGCCTTCTCCTCGGCCGCCGAGGCGCTGGCCGACCCGACGGCGGGAGCGCCGACCTTCCGCTACGCGAACTTCACCGCCCGGATCCCCTGGGTCACCTGCGGTGCCGGGCCCGGTGAAGGGGCAGAGCGGGTCTTCCTCACCCTCGGCCAGGACTATCGACCGGCTTACCCTCCGGTGCCCCGGTTCGCCGTGTCCGGACCACCGCGCCGACGCGTTCCGCGCCCGCTGCTGGCCGGGGCGGCGGTCGTGGCGGTCCTGCTCGCCGGCGCCGCCGCCGTCATCCGGTGGCCGGACCGTTCCGACGACTCCCCACCGGTGGCCGGGCCGAGCGCAACGCCGAGCCGGGCGGGCGCCACCCCGCCGCCGGCCACCCCGGACCAGCCCGGGCTGGAGCCACCGGCGCCGAGCTCCTGGCGGACCGACTGGCCCCGGTTCACCCCGGAGGACACGGTCCGCACCTACACCGACCTGGCCGACGTTGGTCTGGTCCTCAAGGTGCCGTGGAGCTGGGACTGCTCTCCCGTCCCGGACGACCGGGACCCACAGACCCGCCGGCTGCGGTGCGGCGGCACGTTCGGCGATCAGCAGCAGGACGAGGTCGGTGGCGAGGTCGTGGTCCGACCCTGTCCACAGCGGTGCACCCCGCATCGGCAGGCGACAATGCGTCAGGCCGAGGAGGCATGGAGTCAGCGATGGCTGCAGGCAGGCATCGCGACCGCGTACGCCGAGATCAGCACCCTGCAGATCGACGGTGAGCGGCGGCACGGGCTGGTGATGGTCGCCTACTGGCGCGGTGGGCAGGACGGGTCGATCGACCGGCAGTTGGTGCTACGGATGACCGGCCCGGCCGACGGGGCCAGCCCGCTGCGCATGATCGCGAACTATCTCCGCACTTCACTGCTGCTGTAGTCGGCTGACGGCGGTGCCGTCAACCACACTCGGCTTCGATCCAGTCGGCGAGTTTCGCGGCGAACTCAGCCGCCGCGAACGACTTGGCATGTGCCTCGATACCGGCGGTGTCGAGCTGGTCGAGCCGACGCAGCAGTGGGACGTAGTCGTCGGCCCGGGTCGAGTCGACGAGGTGTCCGGTAGCACCGTCGACGACGGTCTCCAGCAGCCCGCCACGACGCAGCCCGAGGACCGGCGTACCGCAGGCCTGGGCCTCGACCGGGATGATGCCGAAGTCCTCGTGTACCGGGAAGAGCAGCGCCCGGGCGCCCCGGTAGAGCTGCCGCAGCCGGGCCCGGTCCGGACGTACCTCGAAGGTCACTTCGGCGCCGACCAGATCGGCGTGCCGGCGCAGATAGGCCTCCTGAGGCCCGGAGCCGGCAATGACCACCGGCATCCGGGCGGCCGCGGCGATCGAGATGATCAGATCGAAGTTCTTGTACGGGATCCAGCGCCCCACCCCGAGCAGGTAGTCGCGTTGCGCGACGGGGTCGTCCGGCTGTGCCGTGGCGAAGTAGTCGACGTCGACCGGCGGATGGATGACCACCGCGTCGCGGTGCCAGAACCGCCGGATCCTGTCCCGCACCTCACGGGAGTTCGCGGCGTAGCTGGCCACGTGCCGGCTCAGCCGCACGTCCACGGTCTGCAGGACGCGCCGGGGCAGGGCGAGCAACCGGCCGGAGCCGCGGCCGTCGTGGTCGGGACTCCACACGTAGCGGGCCGGCGAATGGACGTAGCTCAGATGCCGGGTCCGCCCCGGCACACCGAGCCGTACGGTGTGCGCGAAGGCGTGGCTGGACGACAGAACCACGTCGAAGTGCTCCCGGCTGAGGGTCCGCCACACCAGCGGCATCAGCGGCAGGGCGAGGGTCTTGCTGCGGCGCAGCGGTGTCCGGGCCAGCCAGGATTCCCGCAGGCCCTGGTCGGTCACCCCGGGGTCGGACCACAACACGAACCGTTGGGCGTGCGGGACGAGGTCGGCGATCCGCCGGAACACCTGCTCCGACCCGCCAGTTTCGCCGAACCACTCATGGACGAGGGCGACCGAACGGCCGGCAAGTGGTGTCGTCAACTCGGCGAGCTCCCCTCGTGGGCGTCGGTGCGCCGGTCGGCTGGATCAGCGCCCGCGACCACGGAGCACCTCGGCGACGGTACGCAGCACCACCTTGATGTCCAGCCACAGTGACCAGTGCTCGATGTAGAAGTTGTCGAACCGGGCCCGGTCGGAGATCGGTGTGTCTCCCCGCAGGCCACTGACCTGGGCCAGCCCGGTGAGGCCCACCGGGACCCGGTGACGCATCGCGTAGCCGGGCAGCTCGGCGGAGAACTTCGCCACGAAGTACGGACGTTCCGGCCGGGGACCGACCACGGTCATGTCGCCGCGCAGAATGTTCCACAGCTGTGGCAGCTCGTCGAGCGACGTACGTCGCATGAACCGTCCGATCAGGCTGACCCGGCGGTCGTCGGCGATCGACCAGGTGGTCCGGGCCTCCTGGTCGGTTCCGGGGCGCAGCGACCGGTACTTGATCACGTTGAAGGTCCGGCCGTGCTGGCCGATGCGCTCCTGCCGGAAGAAGATCCCCCGGCCGCCGTCGATGAAGGTCGCCACTGCGCACAGGGCGAGCACCGGGCTGAGCAGGACCAGCGCCACCGAGGCGAGTGCCACGTCGGAGGCCCGTTTGACCATCCAGCGCGGACCGGACAGCGCGATGTGCCGTACGTGGACCAGCGGGATCGCGCCGATGTGGTCGGGTTGCCGACCGTACGATCCCGACCCCCACAGTCTGGCCACCGCCCAGAGGTCCTGGCTGGCGCACTCGGGTCGGCGCAGCAGATCCATCAGCCCGGCTTCGGGGCAGTCCGGATCGGCGATGATGAGCACCTCGGACTCGACCATGTCGATCAGCCGGCCGAGGTCGTCGAAGGTCCCGACCAGCGGCAACGACGCGCCGTCGGTCTGCCGGGTGACCGAGTCCACGCAGCCGGCGAACCGCAGGCCGTAGCTGGGGTAGCGGCGCATCAGCCGGGCCAGCTCGGCCGCGACCGGACCGCTGCCCAGGATCAGGGCGTTGTGTTCGACCCAGCGGCGACGGCGGGCGAACACCACCACCGCCCGGGTGACCGAGCGTCCGATGATCAGCAGCACGGCCGACACGGCGATCCCCCGCATCAGGTCGGCCACGTACTCCACCGAGTCGTGCCGCAACCCGGCGATTATCGCGACGGTGCCGGACGCGGTGAGCAGGCGTCCGCACAGTGTCGGCAGTTCGTCGAGGAAGCTGACATGGCGTCTGGCCCGGTAGAGCCCGCTGAACGCGAAGACTGCGATGGTCAACGCCGCCATGAACAGGGTGCCACGCCAGTAACGGTCGGAGATCAGCAGCGGAGCGAGCAACGCGGCGAGGTCCACCGGCGCGGCGATCATCCAGGCCCGTAGCGGCCGAGTGCGGCTCGATGCCCGCGAACCAGCGTACGGCAGGACCGCGGTGGCGCCAGCCGACGGGTCCGGCCCCTCGTCCGGCCGTGGCCGGGGCACCAGCGGCAGCAACGGGGCTTCCACGACTTGGCCATGCCTTCCCGGTTCGATGGCTCGGGGCTGGTGGTCGGTACCGGAGGTCACTGCGCCGCGGCGAGAATCTCGTCGACCGCGTCGCGACGGACCGCGTCGTAGAAGGAGTCGGCCGCCTCGGTGTCGGCGAACACCACGCTCTCGTCACCGACCCGCCCGGTGCCCTCGGTCGGGCTGGTGACAAAGGTGAGGTCGTCGCCGCGCAGGTGTCGCAGATCCATGCCGAAGTCGATCAGGGACAACGTCTCGTCGACCGCCACCGCGTCGGCGGTGGCCCGGACGAACGAGTTCAGCGTGGCCGGGCTGGACAGCACCCCACCGGATGCCGCCTTCTCCAGGATGGCCTTGATGACCTGCTGCTGGTGGCGGATCCGGGCGAAGTCACCATCGGCGAAGGCGTACCGCTCGCGGGCGTAGTCGAGGGCCGCCGCGCCGTCCATCGTCTGAGGGCCGGCGGCGAACGACCGTCGGTTGTCAGGGTTGAGGGAATGGTTGGAGGTGAACGCCTCCTCGACGTCGATCTCGACCCCGCCGAGCGCGTCGACGATCTCCCGGAATCCGGCGAAGTCCACCAGGGCGACGTTGTCCACCCGCACTCCGGTGAACTCCTCGACGGTCTGCACCATCAGTGGAATACCACCCCAGGCGTACGCGGCGTTGATCTTCGCTTCCCGTCCACCGCGTGTTCCTTCCTGGTTTTCCGGCACGAAGACCCAGGTGTCCCGGGGAATGGAGATCAACTGGGCACTCTGCCGGTCCGCCGCGATGTGCGCCAGGATGATCGTGTCGCTGCGGGAGCCCGACGTGCTCTGCGGGTCCCGGGTATCGCTGCCGAGGATGAGAATGTTCGTGGCGGTGGTCACCTTTTCCGGCCGGAACTCCTCCGGCACGTCCACGAACGCCTCCACCCGCTCGATCCCGGACTCGATCGACCGCAGGTAGAGCCCACCGGCGAGCAGCCCACCGCCACCGAGTAGCGCCAGGACCACGAGCACCGTCAGAACGACCCGCAACCCGCGGCGACGGCGACGCGGTGGCGCGGCGGCGGAGTCCACTACCGATCCGGGATCCTGCGTCCCCGGCCGCACCCCGTCGGCCACCCCGCCCAGTTCCTGGGCGGCCGTCGGGTCCGCGAGCTGTTCTCGACGTGACATGTCAGTGATAGTACTGGCGGAGATTTCCGGATGATGTCCGCCCGGGACAGTCGAAGATCCACCTTAATCATCCACGCCGGTCTTATCCGCATTCACCTTCCTACCGGGCGCGGCCCGGGACAGCGGATCATCGTTCCTAACTGGCCGGCGGACCTGACAGATTCCCGTCAGACCGCCGGGCATTCTGCCCTAATCGTCCGGTCCGCAGAATCGGCGGGTGGCAGCCTGACCGACACTGGATGGACCGTCCGCTCAACTGCAGGATCGGAGTGCCGAGGTGACCATGGAGGCCGGTGCTGACCGGGCACGTGACCGGCTCGTCTCCCGGGGCGTGGCCGAGTTGCTGACCCTCGTCGGCCGGCTGCTGCGCCGGCCCCGGCGCGGCGAGCACGACCTGCCGGTCGTCGTGGCCGTTGGCGCCGCCGGGTCCGAGGTGCACGCCGGGGTGCTGCGCCGGCTGCGCCGGCCGGCCCGCCGTCGAGTGCCGCACGTCGACGTCGACGCCGCCGAATTCCCCGACGCAGCCGGGATCCGCCCGATACTCGACGCGATGCACCACCAGCTCGCTCTCGACGCGTTCGGCGGTGAGCCGTTCACCTTCCGCCACTATCCGCTGGCCCGTTGGCTGATGGACCAGCGGCTGGCCGACGTCGAGGTCTCCGAACGCCGGGCCCGGCTCACCCAGATGCTGCGCGACTGGCGCCGCCGGCCCGCCACCGAGAACCTGAGCGGCGCCTCGGACGCCGAGACCATGTTCGCCACCGCGTACCGGCTGCTGCTCTGGCTGGTCCTGCGGGCGGTCCCGGACGTGGTCTTCCGGGCCGCGTTGTCCGGGCGGCTACCGGTGATCGGCGGCCGGTACCGCTGGTTCATGCGCCAGCAGTACCTCGCGCCACGACAGAGCGGCACCTTCGTCGGCTTCGCCGAACGACTCACCACCGACCTGCGTACCGGGGAACAGCCCGGGCAGGTGCGCAAGCTGCTGGTGCACGCCTTCCTGGAGGACCTGCGCGCCGGACACCTGCGCCGCGTCTGGTCACCGAACGGCTGGCAGCGCACCGCCTACCCGGTGCTGCTGCTGCGCGACGTCGCCCCGGACAACGCCGGGCACGCCCTGCTGCGGCTGGTCAACGATGTCCGCAACGAGACCGGCCGGTGGGACCCCCTGCTGATCCTGGCCACCGCGGCCGAAGGCTACACACCGGTACCCGGTGCCGCGACCCCGATCCGGCTGACCGAGGTGGACATCGGACTCGACGAGTGGCGCGAGGCCCTGCCGGAGCAGCGGCGGCTGCGCCGCGCCGACGCGTGGATGCTGCCGCTGGCGGCGACCGCCGACCCCGACGACCGGTACGGACACCCGACCGCCACCGATCTGGCACCGCCCGCGCCACCGTGGTGGGCCCGGCGTACCGTCGCCGCCGCCGTGGTCCTGGCCCTGCTCGCCGGTGGGCTGTTCTGGGCCGGCGGGCGGTGGGGTCCCGGTTGTCTGCCGCACCCGGGGCAGGGCGAGATCTCGCTGCGACTGATCGACGGGGAGTGCATCGGCTACAGCGACAATCCGGCGTACGTGTTCAACCACGACCCGGGCCAGGAGGCGCTGCGCGGGGTACAGGAACGCATTTTCCGGCAGAACGAGGAGGTCATGCAGGTCTGGCGGAGCAGCCAGCGCCGACGCCCGCTGATGACGCTGGTCTATCTGGGCATCATGACCGGCCAGCGGACCGGTCCCCGGGAGGTTTCCTACGTCTCCGAACGCGAAGAGCTGGAAGGGATGGCGGTCGCCCAGTATGCCCGGATGAAGGCGTCGGCGAGCACCGACGGCCAAGCGCTGCTGCGCATCGTGGTGGCCAACGGTGGCAAGCAGATGCGACACGCGGAGCGGACGGTGGAGCTGCTGGCCGGGCTGGCCCGCCGGGATCCGACGGTGGTCGGCGTGGTCGGCCTGGTGGAGAGCCGCACCACCACGGCACGGGCGCTGCGGCGACTCAACGAGGTGGGGCTGCCGGCGGTCGCTCCGACGCTGTCCGCCGACGGGCTGCACCGCAACTCGCGGCTGTACCTGCAGATGGTCCCGCCCAACGCCGACCAGGCCGAGCTGGTGTCGGCGTACGCCACCCGGGTGCTCGACCTGTCCGAGGCGCACATCTACTACACCACCGGCGACAACAGCCCACTCGCCGACGACCTGTACGTCAACACGCTGGTCACCGGCCTGACCGACCGGCTCGGCGAGCAGGCCACCGCGCGGCCGTTCCGGGTCGGCGACTCGCTCGGTCACGAATGCGGCTACCCCGGTTTGCTCTTCTTCGCCGGCCGGTACTCGGAGTTCGACGAGTTCCTGGAGGCGCTACGGGGCTGCCGGAACAATCCCCCGCTGCACCTGGTGGCCGACGACTCGGTCAACCGGTACCTGGCCAATCACCAGCTGCGGGCGAACGCGCCGGGCAACCTGCCGGTGACGTACGTGTCGAAGGCCGCGTTGGCGATGTGCACCAGGCTGGTGGCCGACGCGGTCGCCGACGAGTCACGCCGCCGGTTCCTCGACCTGATCCGCCGCGACGACCTGCTCGGCGAGCGGCGGTGCGTGGACGGCTCCGGTCCGCCGGTCGGCGAACGGGTGGCGCTGGCCTACGACGCGACGATGATGCTGATCGCGGCGGTGGAGCAGCTCGCGGCCCGGCTGAACGTCGGCTCCCGGCCGTGGGACGCGCGGGCGGTCAGCCCGGTCGCGGTCTTCACCGAGGTACTGCGGCAGAATGCCGCGGCGGCGTACCCGGGGGTGACCGGGCCGACCCGGTTCTCGGCCGACACCGGCGAGCCGGTGGAGAAGCGACTGTCGCTGATGTACGTGGCCAGCGTGCCGCAGGTCGACCGGGAACCGCATGAGGTCTTCTACTGCGGCCGGGCGCAGCCGGAGGACCCGCCCGGCTGCCATCCGGCACCGGCGGCCCCGAGCGGTGACACCGGCTGACCGCCCACCGGGCGACCAATGGAACCTTCCGGACCGCCGGGGAGTCGGGCACTGCATGGGAGAATCCCCGCCGGACGCCGACGGCGGCGGCCCGGCGCGCCCTGACGACGTCATCGGCCAGGTGTACGCCGGCAGCTACCGGCGGCTCGTCGTGCAGCTGTACGCCGTCACCGGCGACCTGGGCGAGGCACAGGAGACAGTGCAGGAGGCGTTCGTCCGCGCCCTGCTCGCTCCGCACCGCTTCGCGGAGCTGGACAACCCGGAGGCGTGGCTACGCCGGGTGGCGGTCAACGTCGCCCGCAGCCGGCACCGCCGCCGGGCCGTTCTCGCCCGGCTGCTGCCCCGGCTGGCCGCCCCGGTCGACACTGAACGGTTGATCGCCGACAGCTCGGCCGAGCACGTCGCGCTGATGCGGGCGCTACGCCAACTGCCGGCTGGTCAACGACACGCGATCGCCCTGCACTACCTGGCCGACCTGCCGGTCGCCGAGGTCGCCGACGCGCTCGGCGTGACTGAAGGCACCGTCAAGTCCCGACTATCCCGGGGCCGGACGGCCCTCGCCGGCCTGCTCGTCGACACGTCGACCAGTCACACCCGGAGCAGCCATGCCTGACCTGCGGCTGACCATTTTCGACCGGGAGCGAATCAGCGAAGCGGTGATCCAGCCGGCGCTGGACCGGCTCCGGGCGCGGGCCCGACGCCGGCGGCGGACCATGATCGTCGCCGCCGCGCTCGGCCTGCTGCTGGTGGCGCTGGTCGCGCCGGGCCTGGCCGCGACGGTGGGCCGCCACCGGTCCGACAGCCCTGTGCCGTCCGGCCCGCTGCGGATCACCGTGTGGGACGACCGGACCGTGGTGGGTGTCGACGGCCCCGGCGACGACTGCCGGTTCCGGTTCACTCGCAGTGACGACGCCGGATCGACGTGGCTGCCGCTGAACGGACCGGACACCACGGCGGACTGCCTGCACGACGCGGCCAGCCACCCGGTGTCCCGGGCGGTGGCGTTCAGCCTCACCCCGGACGTCTTCCTGGTCGGCGTCGGCGTCACCGATCACGTGTCCATCGACGCCGGCCGGACCTGGCGGGACGCCACCGCGACGACCCGCACCGTCACCGCGTTCCCACCCGGAGCGCAGCCGGTCGACTGTCTGACCCCCTGCGCCGACCTGCGCCCGCCGGTCGCGGTCGACCCGGTCGACGGCACGGTGTACCGGCTGGCCGACCCGCCCACGGTCGGCGGGCGGGTGTACGTGGCCCCAGACGGGGCGATCTGGACCGCCGGGCAGGCCGGAACCGGGCCGGGCACCGTGACCGCGGTCAGCACCGACCGAGGCGCCAGCTGGCGGACCACCGCCGGACCGGCCGGCGCCCTGGTCGCCGGCCTCGCGGCCCGCGACGCCCGGCAGGCGTTCGTCCTGTTCGACCCGATCGACGCGGGCGGGACCGGCTCGTCGGCCGCCCGGCCGGTGCTGTGGCGTACCACCGACGGTGCACGCAGCTGGCAGGACCTGGCCGCCCCGCTGCCCCGGCTGGGCCAGAGCGCGCTCACCGTCGGCGACGACGGCCGGCTGCTGGTGGGCGGCATCGGCCGGCACACGGCGCCGACGTGGACCAGCGACGACGACGGCACGACCTTCACGGCCGGCACCGCCGGCCCGTACGGCGAGCTCGGTGCCCTGCCGGGGCTGCTGTGGGTCTCCGCCGGGCAGCCCGGCGCGCCCGGCTCGGTCACCGTCGACGGAATCAGCTGGCGATCCGTACCACGGCCGACCCAATGACCTGCCACCTGGCCTGAGCTGCACGGATTCATGATCACGTGACAGCTGCGTCACGGTGCCGACATCAACCGGCCGGAGATTGTGGCCACCGCTTCACCGCCAGGAGGTTCCATGGCCCCCACCCCTCCGACCGACGACGAGTTGAACACGTTCATCGTCGCCCAACTCGCCTCGCTCGGCATCGACCTCGACCAGCTGCCGGCCGGCACCACCGCCGACCCGGTCACCGGCTCTCCCGGCCGCGACTCGGTCCTCGCCTCGCTGCGGTCCTTCATGCGCAGTACGGTGCCGACCCTCGCCGCGTACCAGATGCCGACCCCGGACGCCGACGACCCGGCGACCGCCATGGCGCTGTCCCAGCAGCCCGCACCGGTCCTCTACCCGTCGATCAGCACCGAATGGCGCAAGCCCCGATGACAACAGAGGACGCCATGACAGACTCATCCACAGACGTACAACTGCCGCTCGACCGGCTCCTCGACCGCCGCGCGTTCCTGGCCCGCACCGCCGCGCTTGCCGCCACCGCCACCGTCGGCACCGTGGCGCTGCCCGGCCTGGCCGGGCTCGCCTCGGCCGCGCCGAGCGGCACCAGCGCCCCGGCCGTGAAATTCAACCCGGAGCTGGACCGGGGGGCCGCGTACAACAAACCACGCGAGTCGGCCATGTCCGACCCGACCGAATGGACCATCTCGGAAGCCGCCTGGATGATCCGGCACAACAAGATCGTGCCGGTCGAGCTGGTGCAGGCCTATCTGGACCGGATCACCGCGTACGACTCGACGTACCAGGCGTTCAACGTGGTGCTCGCGGAGGCGGCGGTCAAGGCCGCCCGGCAGTGGGCCAACCGACCGCACCGGGGGCCGTTGCACGGCATCCCGCTGGCCATCAAGGACAACTACTTCACCGAGGGCGTGCCCACCACCGCGAACTCGTACCTGTTCCAGGACTTCGTCCCACCGTACGACGCCACCTCGGTCGCCAAGCTGGTCGTGCAGGGCGGCATCGTGCTCGGCAAGACCCAGATGGGTCCGCTGGCCACCACCCGGGCGACCCTGCCCAATGGTCAGGTCACCACCGTCAACGCCTGGACGCCGACGAACCCGTCGACCAACCCGGGCGGATCGTCGACCGGCACCGCGACCGCCGTCGCCGGCCGGCTGGCGAGCTCGGGGATCGGCACCCAGACCGGTGGCTCGATCACCTCGCCGTCCAACGCCCAGAACCTCACCGGCATCAAACCGACGATGGGCCGGGTGTCGCTGGCCGGGATCGTCCCGCTCACCTACACCCGTGACCACCCCGGCCCGCTCGCCCGGGATGCCAAGGACGCGGCGATCATGCTGATGGCGATGGCCGGGCCGGACCCGGCCGACCCGCGCAGCCAGGGCCTGCCGCCGGTGCCGAACCTGATCAACGCGGCGACGCCCCGCTACGACGGCGACAACCTTCGGATGCGGTGGAAGACCCGGATCGGGGTGCTGCCTGGCTACGCCGACGGCAGCTCGGAGACGGCGGCCGCCCGCCGCGCGTTCCTCGCCGAGATGGCCGCCATCCCGGAGTGCGAGCTGGTTGAGGTGCCGTTGCCGGACGAGTGGAGCCTGCTCACCGGAGGCGCGTTCAACAACGTACGGCTGCCGGAGCGCAGCGAGCCGTTCATGCCGTACCTGCGCACCGACCTGCGTGGCTTCGGGGTGTCGGTGACCAGTTGGCTGCAGGGTGCGCTGCTGGGCGCCAACGGCTGGGTCACCGGCCAGCGCGCCAAGCTGCTGCTGCTGGACCGAATCCTGGACCAGATCTTCAGCAGCTGCGACGTGGTGGTGCAGACCAGCCCGGTGCCGTTCGACATCGTCGGGCTGCCGGAGATCGCGTTCCCGATCGGCTTCTCCGGTGGCGGGGTGCCGATCGGCACCATCCTCGGCGGGCAGCCGTACGCCGAGGACCGTCTGCTGTCGGTGGCCGCCGCGTACCAGGCGGTCACCGACTGGCACTGGCGGCGACCGGCCGACCCACCGGCGGTCGCCCCGGCACCGGCCGGGGCGGCCAGCGCCGCCCGGTCCACGGCGGCGACGCCGTCGCGGGGTCGGCTGACCGCCGAGGAGGTCGCCGAGCTCACCCAGTGACCGACGCGCTTCGGCGTGGTGCGGGCCGTTCACCCGGTGGGTGGGCGGCCCGCAGTTCGCCACCCGGCGGAACACGGTGCCCCGACGCTCGCTGCGGGTCGGCCTTCCGGACACCAGCACCACCAACTAAGGTTAGCCAAACCTGACCACTCCGGGAGTCCGTGGCCACGCCAGCTGCACCGGCCGCTGCCGCTCGGCCGGGCGCGCTCCCGCGCGACTTATGGAGAGCGATGAGCTTCAAGGACGCCAAGAAGCACACCACGCTGTGTGTGGTGAACGTCGTCGGCACCGAACGGATCAGCCCGAACTTCATCCGGGTCACCCTCGGCGGCGACCAGTTGCAGCGCCTGCCCGACCACGGCTTCGACCACTGGTTCCGGCTTTTCCTGCCGCAGGAACACGGTGAGACCACCTTCGACCTGCCCAACCGGGCCGACACCATCGGCTACCTGAAGTACCTGCGGATCCCGTCGGCGACCCGCCCACACCTGCGCAACTACACGGTCCGCGCGTTCCGGCCGCAGGCCCGCGAACTCGACATCGACTTCGTCGTACACGGCGACGAAGGGGTCGCCAGCCGGTGGGTGCAACGCACCAGGGCCGGTGACACGGTCGCTCTGCTCGACCAGGGCCGCGGCTACGAATTCGCCCCCGACACCACGTTCCACCTGCTGGCCGGCGACGAGACCGCGCTGCCGGCGATCGTCGGCATCCTGCGGGATCTACCACGCGACGCCACCGGTCTGGCCGTGGTCGAGATCCCCGACCCCGCTGACACCCAGCCGGTCGACGCGCCCGCCGGGTTCGAGGTCCGTTGGTTGCCCCGCCCGACCGAGGCCCGGCCGGGCAGCCTCGCGCTCGCCGCGGTGCAGGCCTGGACGACCGACAGTCCGACCACCGTGTCCGCCTACTTCGCCGGCGAACAGGCCCTGCCCGCCGGGGCCCGCCGTCATCTGGTGGAAATCGGTGTCCCGAAGCGCCG
Proteins encoded:
- a CDS encoding glycosyltransferase, which produces MTTPLAGRSVALVHEWFGETGGSEQVFRRIADLVPHAQRFVLWSDPGVTDQGLRESWLARTPLRRSKTLALPLMPLVWRTLSREHFDVVLSSSHAFAHTVRLGVPGRTRHLSYVHSPARYVWSPDHDGRGSGRLLALPRRVLQTVDVRLSRHVASYAANSREVRDRIRRFWHRDAVVIHPPVDVDYFATAQPDDPVAQRDYLLGVGRWIPYKNFDLIISIAAAARMPVVIAGSGPQEAYLRRHADLVGAEVTFEVRPDRARLRQLYRGARALLFPVHEDFGIIPVEAQACGTPVLGLRRGGLLETVVDGATGHLVDSTRADDYVPLLRRLDQLDTAGIEAHAKSFAAAEFAAKLADWIEAECG
- a CDS encoding sugar transferase — encoded protein: MEAPLLPLVPRPRPDEGPDPSAGATAVLPYAGSRASSRTRPLRAWMIAAPVDLAALLAPLLISDRYWRGTLFMAALTIAVFAFSGLYRARRHVSFLDELPTLCGRLLTASGTVAIIAGLRHDSVEYVADLMRGIAVSAVLLIIGRSVTRAVVVFARRRRWVEHNALILGSGPVAAELARLMRRYPSYGLRFAGCVDSVTRQTDGASLPLVGTFDDLGRLIDMVESEVLIIADPDCPEAGLMDLLRRPECASQDLWAVARLWGSGSYGRQPDHIGAIPLVHVRHIALSGPRWMVKRASDVALASVALVLLSPVLALCAVATFIDGGRGIFFRQERIGQHGRTFNVIKYRSLRPGTDQEARTTWSIADDRRVSLIGRFMRRTSLDELPQLWNILRGDMTVVGPRPERPYFVAKFSAELPGYAMRHRVPVGLTGLAQVSGLRGDTPISDRARFDNFYIEHWSLWLDIKVVLRTVAEVLRGRGR
- a CDS encoding LCP family protein translates to MSRREQLADPTAAQELGGVADGVRPGTQDPGSVVDSAAAPPRRRRRGLRVVLTVLVVLALLGGGGLLAGGLYLRSIESGIERVEAFVDVPEEFRPEKVTTATNILILGSDTRDPQSTSGSRSDTIILAHIAADRQSAQLISIPRDTWVFVPENQEGTRGGREAKINAAYAWGGIPLMVQTVEEFTGVRVDNVALVDFAGFREIVDALGGVEIDVEEAFTSNHSLNPDNRRSFAAGPQTMDGAAALDYARERYAFADGDFARIRHQQQVIKAILEKAASGGVLSSPATLNSFVRATADAVAVDETLSLIDFGMDLRHLRGDDLTFVTSPTEGTGRVGDESVVFADTEAADSFYDAVRRDAVDEILAAAQ
- a CDS encoding SigE family RNA polymerase sigma factor, with translation MGESPPDADGGGPARPDDVIGQVYAGSYRRLVVQLYAVTGDLGEAQETVQEAFVRALLAPHRFAELDNPEAWLRRVAVNVARSRHRRRAVLARLLPRLAAPVDTERLIADSSAEHVALMRALRQLPAGQRHAIALHYLADLPVAEVADALGVTEGTVKSRLSRGRTALAGLLVDTSTSHTRSSHA
- a CDS encoding amidase yields the protein MTDSSTDVQLPLDRLLDRRAFLARTAALAATATVGTVALPGLAGLASAAPSGTSAPAVKFNPELDRGAAYNKPRESAMSDPTEWTISEAAWMIRHNKIVPVELVQAYLDRITAYDSTYQAFNVVLAEAAVKAARQWANRPHRGPLHGIPLAIKDNYFTEGVPTTANSYLFQDFVPPYDATSVAKLVVQGGIVLGKTQMGPLATTRATLPNGQVTTVNAWTPTNPSTNPGGSSTGTATAVAGRLASSGIGTQTGGSITSPSNAQNLTGIKPTMGRVSLAGIVPLTYTRDHPGPLARDAKDAAIMLMAMAGPDPADPRSQGLPPVPNLINAATPRYDGDNLRMRWKTRIGVLPGYADGSSETAAARRAFLAEMAAIPECELVEVPLPDEWSLLTGGAFNNVRLPERSEPFMPYLRTDLRGFGVSVTSWLQGALLGANGWVTGQRAKLLLLDRILDQIFSSCDVVVQTSPVPFDIVGLPEIAFPIGFSGGGVPIGTILGGQPYAEDRLLSVAAAYQAVTDWHWRRPADPPAVAPAPAGAASAARSTAATPSRGRLTAEEVAELTQ
- a CDS encoding siderophore-interacting protein produces the protein MSFKDAKKHTTLCVVNVVGTERISPNFIRVTLGGDQLQRLPDHGFDHWFRLFLPQEHGETTFDLPNRADTIGYLKYLRIPSATRPHLRNYTVRAFRPQARELDIDFVVHGDEGVASRWVQRTRAGDTVALLDQGRGYEFAPDTTFHLLAGDETALPAIVGILRDLPRDATGLAVVEIPDPADTQPVDAPAGFEVRWLPRPTEARPGSLALAAVQAWTTDSPTTVSAYFAGEQALPAGARRHLVEIGVPKRRISFTGYWRLGKTH